A window from Kovacikia minuta CCNUW1 encodes these proteins:
- a CDS encoding CopG family antitoxin, which yields MNTEEIPQTDSIQELAAFWDMHDLTNFENQLEEVTEPIFRRETVVQIYLQSTEVEAVKKVAQLKGIDYTDLIRQWVLEKVQSA from the coding sequence ATGAATACTGAGGAAATCCCACAAACTGACTCGATTCAAGAATTAGCTGCGTTCTGGGATATGCACGACTTAACTAATTTTGAAAATCAGTTAGAAGAAGTTACAGAACCAATTTTTAGGCGAGAAACTGTCGTTCAAATCTACTTACAATCCACAGAAGTAGAAGCCGTCAAAAAAGTTGCCCAGTTAAAAGGGATTGATTACACCGATCTGATTCGGCAATGGGTTTTGGAGAAGGTTCAGTCTGCATAG